From Pseudomonas sp. LS1212, the proteins below share one genomic window:
- a CDS encoding aldehyde dehydrogenase: MDTTVKQYLQKFGVCEATRTFLGKAQKMFIGGAFVDASDGQTSDVIEPSTEGLITRIPMGTTDDLDRAVQAARAQFDGGPWRQAKPLERERMIHRLADLIEVNAAELAEIESIDMGKSAAQARDVDIQGTVDTLRYFAGWATKLHGRTVEPSLPGNYLAYTRKEPIGVVGAIVPWNFPLQTMAWKLGAALATGCTVVVKPAELTSLSALRFAELVQEAGIPDGVINIVTGRGSVVGAAMATHPGIDKLTFTGSTPVGRTVGRAALDEMKRLTLELGGKSPVIVLSDADVPAAAKAIANGVFFNSGQVCDAGTRAYVHRSIYDAFLRELIAYTRTLKMAPGLDPECFISPLVSALQKQRVTEYIETGKREGAELVYGGQPVEGPGYFVEPTIFAHCRNDMRIVQEEIFGPVLVTAPFDDEEEALALANDSPFGLAAALYSNDLGRVHSLIPRLRAGSVYVNAHSTIDPSMPFGGYKQSGFGKDLGSEQLDYLMETKAVWITLP, from the coding sequence ATGGACACGACCGTCAAGCAGTACCTGCAGAAGTTCGGCGTTTGCGAAGCCACCCGGACGTTTCTCGGCAAGGCCCAGAAAATGTTCATCGGCGGCGCCTTTGTCGATGCCAGCGACGGCCAGACCTCCGACGTCATCGAGCCGTCGACCGAAGGCCTGATTACCCGCATCCCCATGGGCACTACCGACGACCTGGACCGCGCCGTACAAGCGGCCCGCGCCCAGTTCGACGGTGGCCCCTGGCGCCAGGCCAAGCCGCTGGAACGCGAACGGATGATCCATCGCCTGGCTGACCTGATTGAAGTCAACGCTGCAGAACTGGCCGAGATCGAGTCCATCGACATGGGCAAGTCCGCCGCCCAGGCCCGCGATGTGGATATCCAGGGTACGGTCGACACGCTCCGTTATTTCGCCGGCTGGGCCACCAAGCTGCATGGGCGCACCGTCGAGCCATCCTTGCCGGGCAACTACCTGGCCTACACCCGCAAAGAGCCGATCGGTGTCGTCGGCGCCATCGTGCCGTGGAACTTCCCGCTGCAAACCATGGCCTGGAAGCTCGGCGCCGCACTGGCGACCGGTTGCACCGTGGTGGTCAAGCCGGCCGAGCTGACCTCGCTGTCGGCCTTGCGCTTTGCCGAGCTGGTACAGGAAGCGGGTATTCCGGACGGGGTGATCAATATCGTGACCGGACGCGGCAGCGTGGTCGGTGCGGCGATGGCCACCCACCCTGGCATCGACAAGCTGACTTTTACTGGCTCGACCCCGGTCGGGCGTACGGTCGGGCGCGCCGCACTGGACGAAATGAAGCGACTTACCCTCGAACTCGGAGGAAAATCTCCAGTAATAGTCCTCTCCGATGCCGACGTGCCGGCCGCGGCCAAGGCCATCGCCAACGGCGTGTTCTTCAACTCTGGCCAGGTCTGCGACGCTGGTACCCGCGCCTATGTCCATCGCAGCATCTACGACGCATTCCTGCGTGAGCTAATCGCATACACACGGACGTTGAAAATGGCGCCAGGCCTGGACCCCGAGTGCTTTATCAGCCCACTGGTATCGGCATTGCAAAAGCAGCGCGTGACCGAATACATCGAAACCGGCAAGCGCGAGGGCGCCGAGCTGGTTTACGGCGGCCAGCCGGTCGAAGGCCCCGGCTACTTTGTCGAACCGACCATTTTCGCCCATTGCCGCAACGACATGCGCATCGTCCAGGAGGAGATTTTCGGCCCCGTACTGGTGACTGCACCTTTCGATGACGAAGAAGAGGCACTGGCATTGGCCAATGACTCACCCTTCGGCCTTGCCGCAGCCCTCTATTCCAATGACCTGGGCCGCGTGCACAGCCTGATTCCACGGCTGCGGGCAGGTTCGGTGTACGTCAATGCGCACAGCACCATCGACCCATCGATGCCGTTCGGTGGCTACAAACAGTCAGGGTTCGGCAAGGACCTGGGCTCTGAACAACTGGATTACCTGATGGAGACCAAGGCGGTCTGGATAACGTTGCCCTGA
- a CDS encoding LysR family transcriptional regulator gives MNKLHDVDLKLLRVFAAIVKCGGFSAAQAALNLGQSTISEQMSQLESRLGVKLCQRGRSGFRLTEQGMAIYESTQRLLLAVDSFCQDADVLKQHITGKLNLGIIDSTISDPASPLPKTTQRFVSRGHDVHLNVYVGSPAELEERVLDGRLHLAIGHFPIHVSGLDYLPLYQEALGLFCGRRHPLFGSKAERAELMEEITENRIVVRGYMEQYDLEHLGVSKAAATVDNIEALAILVISGAYLGFLPVHFAAQWVNTGAMQQLAPVSMSLMSPFDVITRRGVPAPPILRVFLEDLATSAGQETHG, from the coding sequence GTGAACAAGCTGCACGATGTCGACTTGAAATTGCTCAGGGTTTTTGCCGCGATCGTCAAATGCGGTGGGTTCTCCGCCGCGCAGGCGGCTCTGAATCTGGGGCAGTCGACCATCAGCGAACAGATGAGCCAGCTCGAATCCCGGCTGGGGGTCAAACTCTGCCAGCGCGGCCGCAGCGGCTTTCGCCTGACCGAACAGGGCATGGCGATCTACGAGTCCACCCAGCGTCTGCTATTGGCGGTGGACAGCTTTTGCCAGGATGCCGACGTGCTCAAACAGCACATCACCGGCAAGCTCAACCTGGGCATCATCGACTCGACCATCAGCGACCCGGCTTCGCCGCTGCCCAAAACCACCCAGCGCTTCGTTTCAAGAGGCCACGATGTGCACCTGAACGTGTATGTCGGCAGCCCCGCGGAACTGGAGGAACGGGTGCTCGACGGCCGCCTGCACCTGGCCATCGGGCACTTCCCGATTCACGTTTCCGGCCTGGATTACCTGCCGCTGTACCAGGAGGCGCTCGGGCTGTTTTGCGGTCGCCGTCATCCCCTGTTCGGCAGCAAGGCCGAGCGCGCCGAGCTGATGGAGGAGATCACCGAGAACCGCATCGTGGTCCGCGGCTACATGGAGCAATACGACCTGGAACACCTGGGTGTGAGCAAGGCGGCGGCCACCGTGGACAACATCGAGGCGCTGGCGATACTGGTCATCTCGGGCGCCTATCTCGGTTTTCTGCCGGTGCACTTCGCCGCGCAGTGGGTCAATACCGGCGCCATGCAGCAACTGGCGCCAGTGAGCATGAGCCTGATGTCGCCCTTCGACGTGATCACCCGGCGCGGGGTGCCGGCACCGCCGATTCTGCGGGTTTTCCTTGAGGACCTGGCGACCAGCGCAGGCCAGGAAACCCACGGCTGA
- a CDS encoding AI-2E family transporter encodes MLPTFTPDKALTRGMLDVLIRAGLIAVLVIFCFQIFHPFLNLMLWAVILAITLYPLQNRIKGRLGNRDGRAATLIVLLAIAILMVPIYLLGTSMTESVENALTIVRSESFHIPPPGEKVATWPLIGQPLYDFWLQLSTDMSGVVRKLLPYIKSFSLNVLGKLADVGVGFLMFIGALIIAGILMAYGDTGNRSAVQIASRISGPERGPRLAALCTATIRAVAQGVVGIAFIQMLLVGVGFVVMGIPGAGLLALAALLLGIMQLPVVLISLPVIAYAFATEGASVATIIFAIYSLVAGMADNVLKPLMLGRGVDVPMPVILIGALGGMVTNGFIGLFIGPVILAVGYQLFWQWVEDQPPSAVPDEQKPV; translated from the coding sequence ATGTTGCCCACGTTCACTCCCGACAAGGCACTAACCCGTGGAATGCTCGATGTATTGATCCGTGCCGGGCTTATCGCCGTTCTGGTGATCTTCTGCTTCCAGATCTTCCACCCCTTCCTGAACCTGATGCTCTGGGCAGTGATCCTGGCGATCACCCTCTACCCGCTGCAAAACCGGATCAAGGGCAGACTGGGAAACCGCGACGGCCGTGCCGCGACCCTGATCGTGCTGTTGGCCATCGCCATCCTGATGGTGCCGATCTACCTGCTGGGGACCTCGATGACCGAATCCGTCGAGAACGCCCTGACGATCGTCCGGTCGGAAAGCTTCCATATCCCGCCTCCGGGTGAGAAAGTCGCCACCTGGCCGCTGATTGGCCAGCCCTTGTACGATTTCTGGCTACAGCTTTCCACCGATATGTCCGGGGTCGTGAGAAAGCTGCTGCCCTACATCAAGAGTTTCAGCTTGAACGTGTTGGGCAAGCTCGCGGACGTCGGCGTGGGCTTTTTGATGTTCATCGGCGCCTTGATCATTGCTGGCATCCTGATGGCCTACGGGGACACCGGCAACCGCAGCGCCGTGCAGATCGCCTCGCGTATCTCGGGCCCTGAAAGAGGGCCGCGATTGGCGGCATTGTGCACCGCCACCATTCGCGCGGTGGCCCAGGGCGTGGTCGGTATCGCCTTTATCCAGATGTTGCTGGTCGGCGTCGGTTTCGTGGTCATGGGCATTCCCGGTGCCGGCCTGCTGGCATTGGCGGCCTTGCTGCTGGGGATCATGCAGCTGCCGGTGGTGCTGATTTCCCTGCCGGTGATCGCTTATGCCTTCGCCACCGAGGGCGCCAGCGTGGCGACCATTATCTTCGCCATCTACAGCCTGGTGGCTGGCATGGCCGACAACGTGCTCAAGCCACTGATGCTGGGTCGGGGCGTCGATGTGCCCATGCCGGTGATATTGATCGGCGCCCTGGGCGGGATGGTCACCAACGGTTTCATCGGGTTGTTCATCGGCCCGGTGATACTCGCGGTCGGCTACCAACTGTTCTGGCAGTGGGTGGAGGACCAGCCACCAAGTGCCGTGCCAGATGAACAGAAACCGGTTTGA
- a CDS encoding efflux transporter outer membrane subunit, with the protein MLRLHQLGRLLLPGALVLSGCVRLGPNFQPPGQPWVEHWNTPALEQASQQRPQPDTRQWWQVFADPVLDHLIAEADAHNPDLKIAGLRVMEARAQLGIAQSGRYPQLQQVGADSLYLDRRQSGGANPQDSHFWQHSVGFDIGWELDFWGRFSRAIESADAAWFAAQANRENVLVLLRAQLAQTYFTLRTTEARLRIARDNARLQKRSYEITERLFNSGANAELDLQQAKTQYLGTLSTIPDLESQLLSTRNALSVLIGRAPGSLPELSLHTGEIPLIDSAILQDVPANLLLRRPDVRAAELQVAAQSALIGVAEADLYPSLSLLGSIVWSASSLSGASDTLDLVGGPSLTWDVFDHGRIKNNVRVQDARLQQLIVAYRDGVRQAAREADDAASGLLKSLERELILREASLAAERSVTLASAQYREGYSDFQRVLDAQRALFAQQDAYLLNRGTAVSNLIALYKALGGGWYSQEPLVDPATRRQMQRRTDWGELLDEPKVGSDE; encoded by the coding sequence ATGCTGCGCCTCCATCAGTTGGGCCGGCTCCTGCTGCCTGGCGCACTCGTGCTCAGTGGCTGCGTGCGCCTGGGGCCGAATTTCCAGCCCCCGGGCCAGCCCTGGGTCGAACACTGGAACACCCCCGCACTCGAACAGGCCAGCCAGCAGCGCCCGCAACCCGACACCCGGCAGTGGTGGCAAGTCTTTGCCGACCCGGTGCTGGACCACTTGATTGCCGAAGCCGATGCCCACAACCCTGACCTGAAGATTGCCGGCCTGCGGGTGATGGAAGCCCGCGCCCAATTGGGTATCGCCCAGAGCGGCCGTTACCCGCAACTGCAACAGGTCGGCGCCGACAGCCTGTACCTGGACCGCCGCCAGTCCGGCGGGGCCAACCCCCAGGACAGCCACTTCTGGCAACACAGCGTCGGCTTCGACATCGGTTGGGAGCTGGATTTCTGGGGGCGCTTCAGCCGCGCCATCGAGTCGGCCGATGCGGCCTGGTTCGCCGCCCAGGCCAACCGTGAAAACGTCCTGGTATTGCTGCGCGCCCAGTTGGCGCAGACCTACTTTACCTTGCGCACCACCGAGGCACGGCTACGCATCGCTCGCGACAACGCCCGGTTGCAAAAGCGCAGCTACGAGATCACCGAACGCCTGTTCAACAGCGGCGCGAATGCCGAGCTCGACCTGCAACAAGCCAAGACCCAGTATCTGGGTACCCTGAGCACCATCCCTGACCTGGAAAGCCAGCTACTGAGCACCCGCAATGCCTTGTCCGTACTGATCGGTCGTGCGCCTGGCTCGCTGCCGGAGCTGTCGCTGCATACCGGCGAAATTCCGTTGATCGACAGCGCCATACTCCAGGACGTACCCGCCAACCTGTTGTTGCGCCGCCCGGACGTACGCGCCGCCGAACTGCAGGTCGCTGCCCAGTCGGCGCTGATCGGCGTCGCCGAGGCCGATCTGTACCCCTCGCTGAGCCTGCTGGGCAGTATCGTCTGGTCAGCCAGCTCGCTGAGCGGAGCTTCCGACACCCTGGACCTGGTGGGCGGCCCCAGCCTGACCTGGGACGTGTTCGACCACGGCCGTATCAAGAACAACGTCCGTGTGCAGGACGCACGCCTGCAGCAACTGATCGTCGCCTACCGGGATGGCGTGCGCCAGGCTGCGCGCGAGGCCGACGACGCAGCCAGTGGCCTGCTCAAGTCGCTGGAGCGCGAGCTTATCCTGCGTGAGGCGTCACTGGCCGCCGAGCGCTCGGTGACCCTGGCCAGCGCCCAATACCGCGAAGGCTATTCGGATTTTCAACGCGTACTCGATGCCCAGCGCGCGCTGTTCGCCCAGCAGGACGCGTATCTGCTCAACCGCGGCACTGCCGTGAGCAACCTGATCGCCCTGTACAAGGCCCTTGGCGGTGGCTGGTACAGCCAGGAGCCCCTGGTCGATCCAGCCACCCGCCGACAGATGCAGCGACGCACCGACTGGGGCGAGCTGCTGGATGAACCGAAGGTAGGTTCCGATGAGTGA
- a CDS encoding HlyD family secretion protein, translated as MSDNPQKIEDSPPSPPPPAADPVKKTVNWVAVLIGLSLVWYLLADRFTPYTQQARVQAFVVPVAAEVSGRVTRVNVRNNQDVKAGEVLFEVDQQQYRIAIDRARADLESTRRQIGASTAGIDSALANLRAAQANELNARQDSQRLERLYREDPGTISLRRLEISRAELEQSISQAAAAQAEVQRAREQQGGSEEENAQLRSAATTLEKAELDLANTQIRARSAGLITDLRTDTGQYATAGSPVMTLIAIHDVWINAEMTENNLARVSPGTPVGVILDALPGRIFEGRVRSVGYGVSVGQAPAPGTLPTMQNSRDWLRPAQRFPVIIEFAPGELSDPRGIRAGGQAEVMAFPSEGNVLNPLGRVFLRLMSWLSYAY; from the coding sequence ATGAGTGATAACCCCCAAAAAATCGAAGATAGCCCGCCGAGCCCGCCGCCGCCCGCTGCCGACCCGGTAAAAAAGACGGTCAATTGGGTGGCCGTGCTGATCGGCCTGAGCCTGGTCTGGTACCTGCTGGCCGACCGCTTCACGCCTTACACGCAGCAAGCCCGGGTGCAGGCCTTCGTCGTCCCGGTGGCCGCGGAAGTCTCGGGCCGGGTGACCCGGGTCAATGTGCGCAACAACCAGGACGTCAAGGCCGGCGAAGTACTGTTCGAGGTCGATCAGCAGCAGTACCGGATCGCCATCGATCGCGCCCGCGCCGACCTCGAGTCGACCCGCCGGCAGATCGGTGCCAGTACCGCCGGCATTGATTCTGCGTTGGCAAACCTGCGAGCCGCCCAGGCCAACGAACTCAATGCGCGGCAGGATAGCCAGCGCCTGGAACGCCTGTACCGCGAAGATCCGGGCACCATTTCCCTGCGGCGTCTGGAAATCTCCCGCGCGGAGCTCGAGCAATCCATCAGTCAGGCCGCCGCGGCCCAGGCCGAAGTGCAGCGTGCGCGCGAACAGCAAGGTGGCAGCGAGGAGGAAAACGCGCAACTGCGCAGCGCCGCCACGACGCTGGAAAAGGCCGAACTGGACCTGGCCAATACACAAATCCGGGCCCGCTCGGCCGGGTTGATCACCGACCTGCGCACCGACACCGGGCAATACGCCACTGCCGGTAGCCCGGTGATGACCCTGATCGCCATCCATGATGTCTGGATCAACGCGGAGATGACCGAAAACAACCTCGCCCGAGTCAGCCCCGGCACACCGGTCGGGGTCATCCTGGACGCCCTGCCCGGCAGAATCTTCGAGGGCCGGGTACGCAGCGTCGGCTACGGCGTCAGCGTCGGCCAGGCCCCGGCACCAGGCACCCTGCCGACCATGCAGAACAGCCGCGACTGGTTGCGCCCGGCCCAGCGTTTTCCGGTGATCATCGAGTTTGCGCCGGGCGAGTTGAGCGACCCTCGCGGCATCCGTGCCGGTGGGCAGGCCGAGGTCATGGCGTTTCCCAGCGAAGGCAATGTACTCAATCCGCTCGGCCGCGTGTTCCTGCGTCTGATGAGCTGGCTCTCGTATGCCTACTGA
- a CDS encoding DUF2955 domain-containing protein, translating into MPTESRPISSRQPRAQRALRLASGTALSLAVSFGLAMPIPFLAPILALIMLASMNRPLPLKAGLGLTLILMLTTGSGLLLIPLLRYYPFSGVLMVGLCLYLAFGYGLRGGNNLTATFLVIGLTMISAAGTVDFGLALMVIAALVKGLVLAVLVFSLSHWLFPEPAGTQAAPTAPPLPAETVDWIALRAALVVLPAFLLALVDPASYMPIIMKAVSLGQQSCTTSVRDAGRELLGSTLLGGLLAILFWGALSLFVHLWMFYLWMLLFGLVVARKLYALSPTRQTPGFWLNSMTTLIILLGQSVQDSAAGSDVFAAFAVRMGLFIVVTLYACAMVHVLDQRRRTRQTAT; encoded by the coding sequence ATGCCTACTGAAAGCCGCCCGATCAGCAGCCGCCAACCCCGCGCCCAGCGCGCACTGCGCCTGGCCAGCGGCACCGCACTGAGCCTGGCGGTCAGTTTTGGCCTGGCTATGCCGATTCCCTTCCTGGCGCCGATACTGGCGCTGATCATGTTGGCTTCGATGAACCGGCCGCTGCCGCTCAAGGCCGGGCTGGGCCTGACGCTTATCCTGATGCTGACCACCGGCAGCGGCCTGTTGTTGATTCCGCTGCTGCGTTACTACCCCTTCAGCGGGGTGCTGATGGTCGGCCTGTGCCTGTACCTGGCCTTCGGTTATGGCTTGCGCGGCGGCAACAACCTGACCGCGACCTTCCTGGTGATCGGCCTGACCATGATCTCCGCAGCGGGTACCGTGGATTTCGGTCTGGCCCTGATGGTCATCGCAGCCCTGGTCAAGGGCCTGGTCCTCGCCGTACTGGTGTTCTCGCTCAGTCATTGGCTGTTTCCCGAGCCGGCCGGCACGCAGGCGGCGCCAACCGCCCCGCCGCTACCCGCCGAAACGGTCGACTGGATAGCGCTGCGAGCCGCGCTGGTGGTGCTGCCGGCCTTCCTGCTGGCACTGGTCGATCCGGCCAGCTACATGCCGATCATCATGAAAGCGGTCAGCCTCGGCCAACAGAGTTGCACCACCTCGGTACGCGATGCCGGTCGCGAACTGCTGGGTTCAACCCTGCTCGGTGGCCTGTTGGCGATCCTGTTCTGGGGCGCGCTCAGCCTGTTCGTGCACCTCTGGATGTTTTACCTGTGGATGCTGCTGTTCGGTCTGGTAGTGGCGCGCAAGCTCTATGCCCTGAGCCCGACCCGGCAGACCCCGGGCTTCTGGCTCAACAGCATGACGACCCTGATCATCCTGCTCGGCCAGTCGGTGCAGGATAGCGCCGCAGGCTCGGATGTCTTTGCGGCGTTCGCCGTGCGCATGGGCCTGTTCATCGTCGTCACCCTGTACGCATGCGCAATGGTCCATGTGCTCGACCAACGCCGCCGCACGCGGCAAACCGCTACCTGA
- a CDS encoding potassium channel family protein, producing MLLILLTGFPVIVLCLLLQAIFLAICLRHYVHITHARRGSESQVQEIGLLATVMLVMLLGNLVQMAIWALLFVLLGEFDDFATALYFSGVTFATLGYGDMVMSPRWRLLGPLEAANGILMFGVTTSVMTAAVMDLIKNHLTRLRQRSRS from the coding sequence ATGCTGCTGATTCTGCTGACTGGCTTCCCCGTGATCGTGCTCTGCCTGCTGTTGCAGGCGATCTTCCTGGCCATTTGCCTGCGACACTACGTACACATCACCCACGCCAGGCGAGGCAGCGAATCGCAAGTGCAGGAAATCGGGCTGCTGGCGACGGTGATGCTGGTGATGTTGCTCGGAAACCTCGTGCAGATGGCTATTTGGGCCTTGTTGTTCGTGCTGCTCGGCGAGTTCGACGATTTCGCCACCGCGCTGTATTTCTCGGGGGTCACCTTTGCCACCCTGGGCTATGGCGATATGGTCATGTCTCCCCGTTGGCGTCTGCTGGGTCCCCTGGAGGCGGCCAACGGCATTCTCATGTTCGGCGTCACCACCTCGGTGATGACAGCGGCGGTGATGGATCTGATCAAAAACCACCTGACCCGGTTGCGACAACGCAGCCGGTCATAG
- a CDS encoding Orn/Lys/Arg decarboxylase N-terminal domain-containing protein, which translates to MSRSQTRLPEYMAQRYPVLMVVNAQDSSDSIVVRSAQAIGAALHDHDLEVELVGSLEEAEIAVSANSAYSCTIIDWGLCSDNADKALQLIQLIRRRTAQMPIMLAMSQAHQSQVPLTFVENIDGFIWQPEDSPQFIAGRIEAAARRYLDTILPPFFGAVVNFAGTHEYSWHTPGHTGGTAFMKTAVGRSFLDFYGEQLLRSDLSVSVGELGSLNDHSGPVDEAEKFAARVFGADFTFFSVGGSSASNEIALHSAVTDGDVVLVDRNCHKSLNYALNLSGAVPLYLRPRRNARGLIGPVPRSELTPAAIAQKLAESPLVSNKQARPVLAVLTNSTYDGLCYNVQTTTRELSQSVDRIHYDEAWYAYARFNPLYEGRYGMHRGERHADDATVTVTHSTHKLLAALSQASMIHVRSGKVQVLPALFNEAFMMHTSTSPQYSIIASIDVSAKMMDDAGDYLTDESIGEAIAFRQAMVRLSNQIQDRNTKDWWFGVWQPDEVNGVPFDELDPKVLHHGDAWVLKPSASWHGFGDLGAGYCMLDPIKVTVLTPGQTLEGEMQTRGIPAPLVSSFLASRGTVVEKTEPYSILLLFSLGVTKGKWGSLVAGLMEFKKHYDSNSPLEQVLPELVASHGDRYSGMGLKDLAQEMHQDMLATQMLHNMDAAYTLLPDPVASPRATYARLVKGEIEQIAVRDMLDRTVAVQIVPYPPGIPLMMPGEKAGADKKAIIDYLLAMEAFDGRFPGFEHDNHGVEIERDRQGRPTYRVYVVKQ; encoded by the coding sequence ATGAGTCGCTCGCAAACACGATTGCCCGAGTACATGGCGCAGCGCTACCCCGTGCTGATGGTGGTCAACGCTCAGGACAGCAGTGACAGCATTGTCGTACGCAGCGCCCAGGCCATCGGCGCGGCGCTGCACGACCATGACCTGGAGGTGGAGCTGGTCGGTTCATTGGAGGAAGCCGAAATCGCCGTGAGTGCCAACTCCGCCTACAGTTGCACGATCATCGACTGGGGTCTGTGTTCGGACAATGCGGACAAGGCGCTGCAGCTGATCCAGCTGATTCGCCGGCGCACGGCGCAGATGCCGATCATGCTGGCCATGAGTCAGGCCCACCAGAGTCAGGTGCCGTTGACGTTCGTCGAGAACATCGACGGGTTCATCTGGCAGCCCGAAGACAGCCCGCAGTTCATCGCCGGGCGCATCGAGGCCGCCGCCCGCCGCTACCTCGATACCATTTTGCCGCCGTTCTTCGGCGCAGTGGTCAACTTCGCCGGCACTCACGAATACTCCTGGCACACCCCCGGGCATACCGGTGGTACGGCCTTCATGAAGACTGCGGTGGGGCGAAGTTTTCTCGACTTCTACGGCGAGCAGCTGCTGCGCTCGGACCTGAGCGTGTCGGTCGGCGAGCTGGGTTCGCTCAATGACCACTCGGGCCCGGTGGATGAGGCGGAGAAGTTTGCCGCACGGGTGTTCGGCGCCGACTTCACCTTTTTCTCGGTCGGCGGCAGCTCGGCGAGCAACGAGATCGCCCTGCACTCGGCGGTAACCGACGGCGATGTCGTGCTGGTCGATCGCAACTGCCACAAGTCGTTGAACTATGCCTTGAACCTGTCCGGCGCGGTGCCGCTGTACCTGCGCCCGCGGCGCAATGCACGCGGCCTGATCGGGCCGGTGCCGCGCAGCGAGCTGACGCCGGCGGCGATTGCGCAGAAACTCGCCGAAAGCCCCCTGGTCAGCAACAAGCAGGCCCGCCCCGTGCTGGCGGTGCTGACCAACTCGACCTACGACGGCCTTTGCTACAACGTGCAGACCACCACCCGCGAGCTGAGCCAGAGCGTCGATCGCATTCACTACGACGAAGCCTGGTACGCCTACGCACGGTTCAACCCGCTGTACGAGGGGCGCTATGGCATGCACCGGGGCGAACGGCATGCCGATGACGCCACGGTGACAGTCACCCACTCCACCCACAAGCTGCTGGCGGCGCTGTCGCAGGCGTCGATGATTCACGTTCGCTCGGGCAAGGTGCAGGTCTTGCCGGCACTGTTCAACGAAGCCTTCATGATGCACACCTCGACGTCGCCGCAGTACAGCATCATCGCTTCGATCGATGTCTCGGCGAAGATGATGGACGACGCCGGCGATTACCTCACTGACGAGTCCATCGGCGAGGCCATCGCCTTCCGCCAGGCCATGGTGCGCCTGAGCAACCAGATACAGGACCGCAACACAAAGGACTGGTGGTTCGGTGTCTGGCAACCGGACGAAGTCAATGGCGTGCCCTTTGACGAACTCGATCCCAAGGTGCTGCACCATGGCGATGCCTGGGTACTCAAGCCGTCGGCCAGCTGGCACGGTTTCGGTGACCTGGGTGCCGGTTACTGCATGCTCGATCCGATCAAGGTCACCGTGCTGACACCTGGGCAGACGCTGGAAGGCGAGATGCAAACCAGGGGCATTCCGGCGCCTCTGGTGTCGTCCTTCCTCGCCAGCCGCGGTACCGTGGTGGAGAAGACCGAGCCGTACTCCATTCTGCTGTTGTTCAGCCTGGGCGTAACCAAGGGCAAGTGGGGTTCGCTGGTCGCCGGGCTGATGGAATTCAAGAAACATTACGACAGCAACTCGCCGCTGGAACAGGTGCTGCCCGAGTTGGTCGCAAGCCACGGCGATCGCTACAGCGGCATGGGCCTCAAGGACCTGGCGCAAGAGATGCATCAGGACATGCTCGCCACGCAAATGCTGCACAACATGGATGCGGCCTACACCCTGTTGCCCGACCCGGTAGCCTCGCCACGAGCGACCTACGCCCGGCTGGTGAAAGGCGAGATCGAGCAGATCGCGGTGCGCGACATGCTCGATCGTACGGTGGCCGTACAGATAGTCCCCTATCCGCCGGGCATTCCGCTGATGATGCCCGGTGAAAAAGCCGGTGCCGATAAAAAAGCCATCATTGACTACTTGCTGGCAATGGAAGCCTTCGATGGCCGGTTCCCTGGTTTCGAACATGACAACCACGGCGTCGAGATCGAGCGTGACCGTCAGGGACGGCCGACCTACAGGGTCTACGTGGTCAAACAATAA